TATCTAATTTATCCAAATGCAATAGCTTCACTCCGTAATAAACCACGAGAGCAATCACTGTAAAATCAATAACGACACTAATAAGATCTCCGTACATAACCCTAGCCGAGCCAATAGGGAAAGAAGCTGTTTGTAAGCCTGCAGCTTTGCCTAAAATTAACCCCAAAATAGGATTAATAATATCTGAAACTAAGGCAGA
This DNA window, taken from Candidatus Paceibacterota bacterium, encodes the following:
- a CDS encoding MscL family protein, encoding MKGFIDFIREQGVIGLAVGFILGGAVSKVVSALVSDIINPILGLILGKAAGLQTASFPIGSARVMYGDLISVVIDFTVIALVVYYGVKLLHLDKLDKKKE